A genome region from Gouania willdenowi chromosome 9, fGouWil2.1, whole genome shotgun sequence includes the following:
- the anxa1a gene encoding annexin A1a, which produces MSFIQAFLQQTVYLGMPDESVLRNEGTVTAAPNFSPNGDAGVLDRAIKAKGVDEKTIIEVLVKRSNEQRQQLKEAYHQASGKPLEVALKSALKGDLEEVVLALLKTPAQYDAEQLKLAMKGMGTDEDTLVEILASRTNRQILDIKRVYKDEYNKDLEEDIRGDTSGEFRIALLELCKAGRTEGVAEELVDSDARALYEAGEGRKGKDVSVFIDILTSRSAPHLRKVFEKYSQYSKVDVAKAIDLEMKGDIERCLTALVKCCGSRAGYFAERLHLSMKGKGTRKPILTRIMVSRSEIDLQRIKEEYKKNYGKTLYQEILDDTKGDYEKILLALCGEN; this is translated from the exons ATGTCTTTCATCCAAGCCTTCCTACAGCAGACGGTCTATCTGGGCATGCCCGATGAGTCA GTCCTCAGGAATGAGGGGACGGTGACTGCAGCCCCTAATTTCAGCCCAAATGGTGATGCGGGAGTTCTGGATAGGGCCATCAAGGCCAAAG GAGTGGATGAAAAAACCATCATTGAAGTTCTGGTCAAGCGAAGCAATGAGCAGAGGCAGCAGCTCAAAGAGGCCTACCATCAGGCCAGTGGGAAG CCGCTGGAAGTGGCACTGAAGTCTGCTTTGAAGGGAGATCTGGAGGAAGTGGTGTTGGCTCTGCTGAAAACACCAGCGCAGTACGATGCCGAACAGCTGAAACTGGCTATGAAG GGAATGGGAACAGATGAGGACACCTTGGTGGAGATTTTAGCTTCCAGGACTAACCGACAGATCCTGGACATAAAAAGGGTCTATAAGGATG AATACAACAAGGATCTGGAGGAGGACATCAGGGGTGACACCAGTGGAGAATTCAGGATTGCCCTCTTGGAGCTCTGCAAG GCTGGCAGAACTGAAGGAGTGGCTGAAGAGCTTGTTGACAGCGATGCCAGGGCTCTTTATGAAGCTGGAGAGGGGAGGAAGGGCAAAGATGTCTCCGTCTTCATTGACATCTTAACCTCCAGGAGTGCCCCTCACCTTCGTAAAG TCTTTGAAAAGTATTCACAGTACAGCAAAGTGGATGTGGCTAAAGCCATTGACCTGGAGATGAAGGGAGATATTGAGCGCTGTCTTACAGCATTGG TAAAGTGTTGTGGAAGCAGGGCTGGCTACTTTGCAGAGAGGCTTCACCTCTCCATGAAG GGTAAAGGTACACGCAAACCCATCCTGACCCGCATCATGGTGAGCCGCTCTGAAATTGACCTGCAGCGAATCAAAGAGGAGTACAAGAAAAACTACGGGAAAACTCTCTACCAGGAGATTCTG GATGACACAAAAGGAGACTACGAGAAGATTCTGCTTGCTCTCTGTggtgaaaactaa